The region GTCGCCAGTTTTTCGGAGACTATAAAGAAGGGACTGTCCCCACTCCTAATATTTCCAGCTGGGGCCATTTTCAAGGATTTCTTGTATCCTGGGGTACTGCCATACGCGCTTCTGCAGAGGGACAAGTGTCACATCATAAACAAGTGGTCAACAATATTGTACGGGATAGGGTCTATTGCATTGTTCATTTTTGAACGAGTAGGTGTGTTTGAAGAATGGAATCATAACTATGATTCAATATGGTGTGCAACGATCCCTATGAATGTAATCGCAGTTTACACAATGATGGCTATACACACTCGAATACCAGCTGCTACGAAAATACGAAATTCAAAACCAATAGTCATGACAATGaccttaattttaatgatttattatagTTTCACCTTTCCACTTAGTTTCAACGGTGTGGCAAAGGTTGTTCACAAAGGATTTATAAAGCAGAATATGAAGGGCGACACTGCCCTCATATCACTACACACTAACATGGTATTCATATATAGATTGgttttttcaaaattatcAGTCggatataataaaactagGGTTGACCTAGGATATCACCTTCCTAAGTTTCGTCCAAATCACAGGATGTCTAGATCAAATTTAGCATGGTATTTTATAAGGAACACCTTTAGAATTGCCTGGAGAGACATGGGTAgtgatattaaaatgaatataaaagaTTATTTATAGCAtaatctttttatttaaaatacgcTGTAGTTATTATTCATACTATCCctatttttttacacatttatattatatgcgttatttttagattttATAGCACCATACATTCGTGATTAATATTAGtagttaaataaattaaattaagtCAATGAGTGAACTGTGTAGGGTCCAGCTATAGATACCATAAATACACCTAATGAAGCACACACTTGTACATATTCTGGAAAATTGTGTCTCATTgatttatgttaaattgatgaaaaaattGTCTTTTTTCGTAAGACAAATTTGaaagaggaaaataaaagtataaattagtaACATGTAGTTTGCGGAAATTATATTAGACTATGGTAAAGATAGAATGTGttttttctaaattaatttagtttaacACATTCTTCTATAATTTTTGCGATAGACTCATTTGCTGGGATATCAAAAGTTTTACAAGTACGTACTAAACGGCCGTCATGTAACGCCCATATTGAAGTACATTTTCTCAACACACTTGTATCATGGGCAGTTAAAAATGTAGTACAGTGTTGAAAATAAGTCTGTAAAAGGTCATAAATAGGAACGCCTATATCATTTTTGACACTGGTTTCAACTAATAGGTCTTCCTCAGGAGGCTCATCAACAACTATCATCCTATAAAAATGTCTATATAAAACTAGTCTGGCAAGCCATAGTGTCCTGAGTTGACTATTGGATAGTAACATGTCAGTTTCAAAGCCTGtcttacttattttaccaCTCTTTCTATTTTCATAAGCTTTATTCTTATATTGTTGGTAACATGAACTAACGTCCTCTTGCACTAAAACAGTATCTAATTTCTTTCCTCCAGGAAGCCAATTGACGAAGTTAAGCAGGGCACACTTGTCCAATGCATCATTGATATCGGCATCACTAAACAGCTTTCTGGGATCGAGGAACATCCTAATGGTCCATCCCTTGAATACGAATGGCAGCTGTGGAACAACACCAATAATTTGTCGAAGAACAACTTTGGGGATATAATTTAGATCCTTGCCGTCCAATAATACTTGACCCGTTCTGTTCTCTGCTATGTTCTGTAACACTGACAACAGCGTCGTTTTACCGGCTCCTGTTCTACCTACCATACCAATGATTTCAGATTTATGGGCTGATACCGAAACATGTTTCAAAATCATACTTTCTGGGTTAAGGCCGGGTGttgtgtatacacacacattttttaactcAACGCCTGAGTGATAGGGAGTCAGATACTGGTGAACATCCatgatgtgtattttaggATGGTAGAACAGTCGTCTCAAAGCATagaattttttattctcagTCTTAAACTCGACGACTCTCCTCTTAAGCAATTGCTTCCTATCAAACTTAGGGCCACTGATTGGATTGGTTAGTATCTCCTCATGggtattaataaatttccCGAATTTAACTTTCTCGCCAGGCGGTATGAAAAGTCTAAACCTTTCAACTGAACACATTGTCATATCAAACTGTCCTAAAGTCAGTGTCAGTTTGTCAAAAGATTTTACGACGTTCATACACAAGGATAACCCCAAACCGAAATAAccaacattaaaattaaatccaGTGAACCTATCCAACAAGGTTATTAAGGAAAATATCAGTAGTGTGGTAAAGGAAAACATCCAATTGAACAAAGTAGCAGACCAGGAAACAATTGAAGACGTCATAAACCTGGATCGAGCCCTGTAGTCCCTGTGTTCGATGCCAGTGTTTATAAGTTCAAAATGCCTTTTAAAACTCCTATAAATATGAGATCCTGCGATAGACCTTTCCACCACAGAATTTACCTGTACACAGCTCTCCAAATAGCAAAAAAAAATACTTTTGTTGGAATTCACATATCTCTTGAGaacataattataaacGAACCCTATGCTCACAGTGACAAAAGGGATAGAGATCGGGATAAGGTAAAACAGTGTAAGTATATTGATCAAACTTTGAATGAAGGGGAACAAAAAAAGTGAGAATTGCATTGCCACTAAGTAGTCAATGAAAGTAATATCCATAAAGAAGTACGTGAGCATTTGACTTACGtcttttttaattttgatcACTGAGGAACtattgttaaaaattgaGTTTATAGAGTATTCGTGAATTTTACGTGAAGATATTAAGGAAGCCCTTGTCATAGCTATTGTTGCCAAAACAGACGATAtgattataattataatgaAAAGGATAACAGTGTTAAATGTGAAATTGGACCTTGCTTTAATTTCAGACAAATCAACAAATTGGCCATCCTTATATTGGTTAATATTGTTTGTTATGTCGTCTGATAATCTGGTTGACAAAACAAGTTTTACATTATCCAAAACATTGAAAAAGACACTTAGAAATAAGTAAAGGAAAAATGATATAGGTGCTGGCTTAATATAAACTAGATAtggattaaatttagtacCTGCCAATTCATTTCTAGCATATGACTTAAAAGACTTGCTATATTTTTCCTTGGTCACTTCCATTCTACCTAGCCTCGTAGTGGCATCAGAGGAACATAATCTCAGCATATCATTCGTTAAATAATTCATACGACAGTATCCACTCCTGCTAGCCGACAAGTACATGTAatctttattattcactTTCTTGTTTTTCACAAAGTCATGAAGATTGGAATAGAATTGAAACCTCcgattatttatgttataaattGGGGGATTGGCGAGTTGACTTAATTCATTTGGATTAGTGCACATGTCAAGAGTTTGTTTTGATGTTGTTAAAACAATAGAAAGGTCATTCATTACCAATAGCCCTGTTTTaaggttaaacaggttattgaatatagttttgGATACGTATGGATCTAGACCGTGGAACGAGGCATCCAAACACATCAAGAAAGAACACTTGCCGTCGTTATACTCAGTGTTTACTTGATGAAACACCAAATAAGCATATATTGCACGAGCCAACTCCATTCTTACACGTTGACCACCACTCAGTGAATGGGCATTATCTGATACTACTCTGAGGTCACCCTTATCCCAGGTTGATATATCAAATTCAAGTTCCACAGCCTTCAGCACAGTGTTGTACAACTGCTCGTCAAATTTGTAACCAAATGTGATGTTGGATCTAATAGTACCCTGTTGTAGGAATATATCTTGTGATGCATAGAATATGGGCattgatgtgtgtaatgGCACAACGGCCATAGAGCCCCCAACCAGGGTCATCTCACCAAGCATTGACTTTATGAAGTTAGATTTGCCGGAACCCTGAGCACCAGTAATTATGGCAATATCACCACGTTTGAGTTcaaagtttatattttttaaatatgtgtcataatttttgtttaatagGTCGTTGCGTGTGTTGACCCATGTGAATGTGGCATCcttataatatacaataacgTCATTAGGGAGTTGATTTGTTACCTCAATTATATCTGTTGTGGTTTTTGTGGAATCAGTATATTGATTTTCACTAATATAGAAATTAGGAGAACAGTctttgataaatttttcaAGTCTTCCGAGAGATATATATCCCATTCCAAATAATTTGATTGAATTAGGTATCAAAATCAAAGAAGATATAATCCtcatgtatatgtataatgtTGCAACAAATCCCGCTGTGTCTATGTCAGTAATGACTCTAGCTTTATTGATGGTTTTGACAAAAGACCTCtttatgaaataaaatgacAAGTTGATACAACTGGTGTAAAGGCTCATGTTGaaaagtgtaaaaaatgtatacaTAACAAAAAGTGAAACTTCTTTATTTCTGGTCctagtaataatattaattgcGATGTCGTCATATAACATTTTCTTGATTCGtgataatgaaaataaaatatggtTGCACTTGCTTATTCTAGCGTCCCTGAGAAATAGCATCCATTCAAAATTATAGGAGGTTACGGCTTCAATAACAACCATAATAATTATGAATAAAGCTCCTATCACGTACAAAAACGATAGGTTATCTTTAATCTGAACTGACGTCAAGATGATCCCGTATATAAAGTTGGTTAAAAAATCGATGAAAAACCTTATTGACTGAAATGTCATCGCGACGAAATGATAGTCCATCGATTCAAaactatatatttgtgCGATTAATTCTCTGCTTTGATGGCGTAGAGCTGGGCAAAATAATGGATTTTTAGAACACTCAGAATCCGGTGAGCAACTGTGAAGAACCTTGTTGCACACATTCAACGTGTTAGAACCattaacattattaaaaaaccTTCTCCTATTAGGCATGGCATGTTGAAAGATAACTACTGAAATTAAACAATGAACCATAGTATTCAGCCTTCCCATGTGAAAGTTAAGAGTTTCAAGCAACAGTCCATCTGCTATTTGAAAAACGATTATggttaataataaaaaaattgtctTTATAAAACTCAGagatttatcatttaaGACCGTAAGAGCCTTTTTAACTAAAACAGCCGTACTCATACACAAAACGTTAACCACTATCAAACCAAGGATCAGAAACAAAGTCCTTTTCCAAACCGTTAGAACCAATGCTCTCAGtaaaattgatttgtaTGGTTTCTTAACCTTGGTATCTTTGGATTGAAACCTGTTACACTCATATGACTCCAACCTAGCTAAACCATCACTAATGTGCTTAGAAAATACTGGATACCATTTCAATACTTGATCTGATATCGGCAAAGGGTGTAACTTGTATGGTTCAACAAATTCAAAAGACAATTGTTTCGTCCATTTATTGAGCCAGTGGAAAAAGAAGTATTTCAAAAAGCTAGTATCGTCGTAGTAACGGAACGACCTATTCTTTATATTCTTAAAACACGATCTAGAATACAATTTGCTTTCCCAAAAGCATTGATCCGATTCATTGATAAAATTCAATCGTTTCTCAGAGGAGGATATATTCATGTTACTTTATGTGCCAGATTTGTCAATTTGATTTGATATTGAGGTGTCATCAATAACATTTCAATGAGTAGATTTGTAAAATGTGTTGCACTCAATaagattaaatatatatcatattttaacccatttttatttgtgtattgtTGCAAATGTttctttaaaatgtgttaacatgtataaatataaaaatatacatataattgAGAACTAGGGAAATAATAGAGTATTAACCCCAATCCATACTAAAATTGAGAAAAACAGAgattaaatacacaatatTGCTAAATATAATTCAAACGAATGAAAATTGCAATTGATATATACGcaaaaatttatatccaTTTAAACTATTGGATCGGGAGGTGTAGACTATAATATGAACCGACACATGTTTACATAGTTTGCCCAAAATTCAAATTAGTTATTggaatgtgtatttatttaaattatatacacgtGTGGAATCCAGGGTATATCCTAGGAGTGGTAACACAAGGGTGGAATTTATGAATTAATTAACTGGTTGGCACAGTTACATCCAAAAATCTCAAATTTGAATTAAGTGTCCAATATTCTACATCATTAACGATCGATTTTAATGTCCTGATA is a window of Theileria orientalis strain Shintoku DNA, chromosome 2, complete genome DNA encoding:
- a CDS encoding uncharacterized protein (ABC transporter related domain containing protein), whose translation is MNISSSEKRLNFINESDQCFWESKLYSRSCFKNIKNRSFRYYDDTSFLKYFFFHWLNKWTKQLSFEFVEPYKLHPLPISDQVLKWYPVFSKHISDGLARLESYECNRFQSKDTKVKKPYKSILLRALVLTVWKRTLFLILGLIVVNVLCMSTAVLVKKALTVLNDKSLSFIKTIFLLLTIIVFQIADGLLLETLNFHMGRLNTMVHCLISVVIFQHAMPNRRRFFNNVNGSNTLNVCNKVLHSCSPDSECSKNPLFCPALRHQSRELIAQIYSFESMDYHFVAMTFQSIRFFIDFLTNFIYGIILTSVQIKDNLSFLYVIGALFIIIMVVIEAVTSYNFEWMLFLRDARISKCNHILFSLSRIKKMLYDDIAINIITRTRNKEVSLFVMYTFFTLFNMSLYTSCINLSFYFIKRSFVKTINKARVITDIDTAGFVATLYIYMRIISSLILIPNSIKLFGMGYISLGRLEKFIKDCSPNFYISENQYTDSTKTTTDIIEVTNQLPNDVIVYYKDATFTWVNTRNDLLNKNYDTYLKNINFELKRGDIAIITGAQGSGKSNFIKSMLGEMTLVGGSMAVVPLHTSMPIFYASQDIFLQQGTIRSNITFGYKFDEQLYNTVLKAVELEFDISTWDKGDLRVVSDNAHSLSGGQRVRMELARAIYAYLVFHQVNTEYNDGKCSFLMCLDASFHGLDPYVSKTIFNNLFNLKTGLLVMNDLSIVLTTSKQTLDMCTNPNELSQLANPPIYNINNRRFQFYSNLHDFVKNKKVNNKDYMYLSASRSGYCRMNYLTNDMLRLCSSDATTRLGRMEVTKEKYSKSFKSYARNELAGTKFNPYLVYIKPAPISFFLYLFLSVFFNVLDNVKLVLSTRLSDDITNNINQYKDGQFVDLSEIKARSNFTFNTVILFIIIIIISSVLATIAMTRASLISSRKIHEYSINSIFNNSSSVIKIKKDVSQMLTYFFMDITFIDYLVAMQFSLFLFPFIQSLINILTLFYLIPISIPFVTVSIGFVYNYVLKRYVNSNKSIFFCYLESCVQVNSVVERSIAGSHIYRSFKRHFELINTGIEHRDYRARSRFMTSSIVSWSATLFNWMFSFTTLLIFSLITLLDRFTGFNFNVGYFGLGLSLCMNVVKSFDKLTLTLGQFDMTMCSVERFRLFIPPGEKVKFGKFINTHEEILTNPISGPKFDRKQLLKRRVVEFKTENKKFYALRRLFYHPKIHIMDVHQYLTPYHSGVELKNVCVYTTPGLNPESMILKHVSVSAHKSEIIGMVGRTGAGKTTLLSVLQNIAENRTGQVLLDGKDLNYIPKVVLRQIIGVVPQLPFVFKGWTIRMFLDPRKLFSDADINDALDKCALLNFVNWLPGGKKLDTVLVQEDVSSCYQQYKNKAYENRKSGKISKTGFETDMLLSNSQLRTLWLARLVLYRHFYRMIVVDEPPEEDLLVETSVKNDIGVPIYDLLQTYFQHCTTFLTAHDTSVLRKCTSIWALHDGRLVRTCKTFDIPANESIAKIIEECVKLN